The sequence ACTGTATTTTATATCAGCTCCTACGTCGCTCATCCTCACAGACTTGAAAAATTTATCACATTAAGGAACGTGACTGGCACCTGTAAGCTTGACATATGATTTAATTCCTGTTTAAAGGCTGTTTCCAGCACAGTGGTGAGTATTACAGGCAGAGTCTGTTATTACAATGCCTCCTTTTATTAAGTCAGAACAACACTTCTCTCTAAAGAAACACTTCTTCAGTTGCATATACTAAGGCTGAACTGTTCAAGGCTAGATGTTTCcccacattaaaaaaaggagagttaTTTTTGAGATCAAGAATAAGATCAAATTACCTATATTAAAATAGAATTCTTCGCATCACACATGAAGCTCTAGTGTCATTCATACTTGTCAGCAGGATATCAGGTTTAGCAAAGAAGCTTAAACTCCTGATTACTTACTCCTGAGCTAAACTCACCTGATatgaaagctgtatttttttccttcaccctAGATTTCCCACCCCCTCAGTGCAAGACTGGCTGAGGCAGTGGTGGGAATTTAGTTTTAAGTCTGTGCTGGCCAAATTATCATGCAATTCAGAGCCTGTGCAGAGCACACTCCATTGCCTTGCACCCTCCCTCGTGCCAAGTGGACTGTGTAAGCTCTGGGTGACTGAGCAGGTTCCAGCCGAAAGCCCTGGAAGACGGGCAGGATTTTCCATGCACTAGTTCATTCACAATTCTCAGGCAGCACTGAGGCAGGAGACTGGAACCACCAGTGAGAAAGGATGAGAGAGAGGTGCATAACTGCACAACCATGACACATGCAGACACTGTATCCTAATGTATGTGCTCAAGATAAATGAATTGAGGTTACATATGCAACCCTAGTTTTGGCATTCTCTAGATTTAAAGCACTGGACTTTATAAACTTGATCTGTTCTTTTTCCAATTTAATCATATTTCGTAACTATTTCCAAATACTGCAAGACCCAGCAAGAGCCTTCAGCAAGTAAGTGTTTGCTGAGAAGTCAAAAGAGATTATTGCCTTTTCAAGGAAATAGAAATGTGTAAGAGTTAGCGGGTTTCATTGTGTTACTAAGTATGAATTCATCAATTTTTGAATAGCATGTTAATGCTTTACttcagaaaataggaaaaagcaCATACAAAATGCTCTGTATTTACCCTAAAATAACAACTATTAGTACTGCACATTCCTCCATGTCATCTCCACTATATTCAAAGAAAGGCTAGCAAGAACATCACCATACAttcatgccaaaaaaaaaaaataatgagtaCTTGCAAATATAGTACCATTAAAACCGAGCACTAAATGCTAGTGTTAGTTAACACATTAATACTAGCAAATTAGGGCTATTCATACAggcacattttttccttcaataaaaTTGTCAATGCACATTCTACTTCTGATCAATTGTCAGTTACAGTtcaatcagaaacaaaaatattccatcCTGTGAAACATTCGCACACATAAAACTAAGAATCCAAAAGCTGAGATGGAAGTTTATGAATGAAAACAGATTAGGGGAAAAATAAGATGACAGCAATCAAACGCAACTGATTGTCTGCAGAAAGTGAAGTAGCCAATTTGTAACCAAAACTTCACAGAAAGTATTTcatccaccaccaccaccaccaactGAGGCTGTCAGCCTTCCGTGTTCAGTGCAGGTGGTCCTGCAGTCTCTCTCGTGCGCATCAACTGCACATCTTTGTCAGCCATGCAAGTATCACAGCCCCAAACCGCCGATGCTTCTGCCGTGAGAAGGCCGTAGGCTGACTCCGTCATGCCCGTGCAGATCCGATGAAACCATTTCTGACAAGAGGCTTCGCACAGGATGGCATCCTGGTCATCATTAACTTCATGGGTACAGATCCCACATGGATAGACAGGTTCAGAGGATGAGTGACCATGGCGACTGGGATGAAGGGGcgttttgctgctcttttcagAGTTGCATCCTTCAGCAGCACTTCGGGGCTGGCGGGACTTACTCTGAGTCCCGTTGGAATGCCCAGCATTGGTGTTATCAGCACTGTTGGAATGGCTATTATCCTGATTGACCACATTGTTTCGAGTAACGTTTTTTAGGTCACTGTTACCTTGACTCACAATGTCCTCTGTCCTGTGATGATGCTGATGAGCAGCAGTGTTCTGGCTGGATGCTTTGCTTGCACCTTGATTAAAGTCTTGCTTCTGTGCTGATGATTTTGTCTGGTTGTATGTGTTTGGTGGAGGAACAAAAGAATGGTTTGACTCTAGCTGAGAATTTGGAAAATTTGGATTGTTTCCAGGACCAAAATTAGATGGCACGTCAGGGTGAGGTATCTGACCAGAATGGCCAAAGTTCTCCCCAGGATTTGGCCTGAAATGCTGAGCAGGCACACTGACATTTTGATTTATCTGACCACCACTATAAGGGGGCTGATTCCCAAAACCTGGGTTATCATGTGGACCAAAGCTGAAAGAGTGAGGTCGACTAAAACCCATGCCCACAGGGTTTTGAGGAAGAGGATGTGGTTGGTTTCTGAGGGAGTAAGAACCACCGTATGGCGAGGACACTCTGGGCAGCATGTGAGGTGGCATTCTGAAAGTGTTATAGCCTCCAAAGCCAGGATAACCAGGATTACTAAAATATGGATTTCCTGAAGGAACCGGTTTATAAGACACAGTATTATAGTTGTCATCAAATGGATTTGCAGCTACAAGGTGGTCAGAGCTTGGATTCGGCGGTGGAGCATATTCAGATGGAGGAGGAAATGATGATCcctacaaatattttaaatacaacattttaattagttttagTATTTGCCTGCAAGACAGACCAACCACAAAGGTCCTGGATTACCAATACTACTGCTGAAAGAACTGTTCAGCTGTTGTGTAAAACTCACCCACTGTATTCTGCCAGGCTGTCTGAAATTTCAGTACAGAGGCAAGAGAGGAGTCTGTGCTCCAGATAATATGATGATTTATAGTAgtctctgtgttttaaaaattttgcagTTGCACAACCGTGCTTCTGAAAATACTACTTGATATGTGACTTCTATTTCTTAACCTTTCACAAAAGACAAGCAACAATACAGAAAGCCAAGTGCcacaaacacatgcacaaaGTATTTCCAAATGTTGAAGAGCAGATTTAAGCATTTCTTTAGTCTCCTTTTGGGTTGATGTTACTGAATATACACCTCTTAAGACACCCTACTTCTACGAGGATATAAACCTAATGTTACTATAACCCTAAAAAAGGCATAAGAATATAGCAGTAAGCAGATTGGTATTTTCTATACTCTGCAGAATATTCTACACTCTGTAGATTTCTGGACAGAAAAAGAGGCCTTCAGTGATTGTGGACAGTCTGCAAAGCATAGTCAGTAGGCATAAAATACAAGGATTATGCTCTGGTTACAGTGTTTAACAGAGCCCAGAAGCTGTTCAAATGTCACCAAAGTGGCTATACAATTGAAATTCATTCTAGACTAGCCTGTAGGGAACATCTACTGTGTTCACCCTACATTAACTGTGCTCACAGAAAGCATTTCCTCTTAAGTCACTTAATAAGCTAAGATTgaggatttatttaaaaaaaaaaacaaaaaggtaaaatttgCTGCACTGTAAATGCAGTAAGGTACACTGCATTTTCT is a genomic window of Chiroxiphia lanceolata isolate bChiLan1 chromosome 12, bChiLan1.pri, whole genome shotgun sequence containing:
- the PYGO1 gene encoding pygopus homolog 1, with product MSAEQEKDPIVLKRSRGGDSGLDGLGGPGVQLGSPDKKKRKGNTQGSSFPPPSEYAPPPNPSSDHLVAANPFDDNYNTVSYKPVPSGNPYFSNPGYPGFGGYNTFRMPPHMLPRVSSPYGGSYSLRNQPHPLPQNPVGMGFSRPHSFSFGPHDNPGFGNQPPYSGGQINQNVSVPAQHFRPNPGENFGHSGQIPHPDVPSNFGPGNNPNFPNSQLESNHSFVPPPNTYNQTKSSAQKQDFNQGASKASSQNTAAHQHHHRTEDIVSQGNSDLKNVTRNNVVNQDNSHSNSADNTNAGHSNGTQSKSRQPRSAAEGCNSEKSSKTPLHPSRHGHSSSEPVYPCGICTHEVNDDQDAILCEASCQKWFHRICTGMTESAYGLLTAEASAVWGCDTCMADKDVQLMRTRETAGPPALNTEG